The genomic window AAAAAACTATTTTCGTTTATAAAAACATCAAAGCTCAAAATAATTATTCAACTACACCTACAGGTGACCAAAGCCACACAATTGTAATGACTAGCTGGATCGTAGACCTTTAGTAGTTTATTGATTTCGATTAGATTTTAATAAACTGCTCTGTACATAGGCGAAGAAAGCTTCTTTATAACCTTCGCCAATTTGGATCATCTCGTTATTTACCAAACGGATTATATTTCCATCTACTTTTTTGATTGCCGCTTTAGCAACAATGTTCGATTTATTAACACGGATAAATGCGTGGTTTTCTAAGGCCTTTTCAATTTCCTTGAGTGTAAGGTAGGTCGTGTGGGTTTCAGATTTAGTAATAATCTGTATATAATTCTGTAGCGCTTTGATGTAAAGTATTTCATCAATGGCGATGTTAGAAAAAGCATATTTATGGTCACCTTTAATATAAAGGGCAGCCACCTGATCAGCTTCTTTCGTAGCAACCTTGGTATTATTTGCTTCCTTTTTTAAAATCCGATCAATACCTAGTGCAAATTTCGCAAAGGAAATAGGTTTTAATAAGTACTGGTCTGATTGTACATCAAATGCCTGCAGGGCATAATCAGGATGAGCAGTAGTGAAAATCAAATATTTTGCTTTTTCTCTGATGTTTTTAGCCAGTTCCAATCCATTGATTCCTGGCATATCAATATCCATAAACAATAAATCAATTTCGTCCTCAATACTGATCTCAGTAAGTGCTTGGACAGGGCTGGTAAAAGTTTTAAAAACTGTTAAACCAGGCATTTCTGCAATGTGGTCAGTTAGCACTTCAATTGCATGTTGCTCGTCGTCTATAACAACGCATTTTAGATTCATGAGTATAAATATGTTTGTTTTATTTGAATGCAAGTTAAATAAAAATGAATTGAATTAACAAATGCACTAAAAAACTTATTCCAGGTTTCGTCTAAAAAAAACCTAGGTTTCGTGTAATATTCTGGGTGGTTGATGTAAAAAAATTATCCATACCCCTTCTTTTTATAATCTTTATACTGTTTGCCAAAAACAAAATAATTAGCGGTGAAAACTACTAATTGTGAAAAACATCTGCCTGCCCAATCTTGTGTAGCCTGTAGATAATAAAATTAAAAACAGGCCATACAATACTGGGTTAAAGATTTATTAAAAACCAAAAAACAAAAATACCGAAAGCAAAGGAAACATTCCCCTACATCTACCAAGCCTCCACATGAAACACAACGAATACGAGTATTTACTTAATAAAATCTACTACAAGGGGATTCTAAAAAATCAAGGAATCAACGCAGATATGTACCAGAGAATGCAAAATGAATATAGCAATCTTGATGGACAAAACCTTGTTAAGGGCCAATTAGATGGCGAATACGCATTCAGAAAATCTTTTCTGGTTGTACGTAACTACGTTCAGCAGGCGATAAAAGATGGCATGAAAAATTTTCAGTTTACCATGCGCGCTAATGATATCAATAAATTGACTTATATGATTGATATGTTGAACAGAAATTTTTTTGATAAACAAAGTTTAGATCAAATTATTATCACTGCGAATTCGGTATTTAACCAATACAATTTAAAAAACTAACTACCTAATAATAGATACATCATGGAATTGAAAGACGAAATCGGGCAGTTTGCCGTAAGAATTAAGAAAATGCTTCCACAAGTTCAATCTGAGGATTTAACTAGGAATGCGTTAGTTATGCCTTTTATCCAAATCTTAGGATTTGATCCCTCTGAGGTTCAATCTGAAGCTGTTCTAGACTTCGGGGTTAAAAAAAGTAAAAAAGTTGATTACACCATTATGAAAGATGGCGAACCAACAATTTTGGTAGAATGTAAACACCATGCTGAAAATTTAGATATCCATGATTCACGCTTATCTAAATACTTCCGTAAAACAAAAGCTAAATATGGTTTATTGACCAATGGTTTGGTATACCGCTTTTATACAGAGAAAATGGTGAGATCAAAGAAAAATCAAGAGCCATTATTCGAATTTAAAATAACCGATACTAAAGCGGCTACGATTGCCAAAATGATCGAAGACCATAAAGATTACTTCAATGTAGATCAAAAGCAGGCACCAATAGCAAGCTAAACAATATTAATTTTAATCTAAGAGTTCCCGAAAATTCTTGCCTAAAAGTCTTGATCTAATCAAGACTTTTTTTGTGGACTTAACCTAAAAACAAAAGGGCGAAACTGATCAGATTTCGCCCTTTATGATATAAGTATTGCAGATTAGATCAGCTCTACACTTCTGCTTACAAAAGCTGTCAATTCTGCACCGGTTAACATACCCTGTGCTAAAAGTGCTAAATCAACCGCTTGTTTAGCCAGGTTGCGCTGTTCTTCTCCTTCAGCTTTTAAAATTTTACTTACCAATTTATGGTTTCCATTAATGGCAACCTTATAGTTGTCTGGCATTTGGCCATAAAAGCCCATTCCGCCACCCATTGCAGCCATATCTTTCATCCGGCGCATAAATTCATCCATCGTAATGGTAACTGGTAATTCTTCAGGGTGTAAAGCCACAATTTCTACATGCATCCCTGGTTTAGTAATGGCTTTTTCAAAAATAGCCGTAACTTCTTTTACCTGATCTTCGGTTAAAACATGCTCGTTCTGCTCATCTTTCTCAATTAATTTATCGGCAACACTCGAGTCAACACGTTTGATTGATGTTTTCTCTAGTTTCTGCTCCAATTGATTAATAAAGTGATTGTCGATTGGCGAATCCAATACTAAAACATCGTAATCTTTTTTATTGGCCGATTGGATAAATGCATCTTGTTTAGCAGCATCATTCGTGTATAAATAAACTACGGTTCCGTTTTTATCTGTTTGTAAGGCCGTTACTTTCTCTTTATACTCGGGAAGTGTGAAAAGCTCATTTTTAGTATTTCCAACCAAAGCAAAGTCTTTAGCTTTATCGTAAAACTTCTCTTCACTGATCATCCCGTATTTTACAAAAAGACCAATGTCTTTCCATTTATCTTCATAAGCTTTACGGTCTTTAGCAAATAACTCACCTAATTTATCAGCAACCTTTTTAGTAATGTAGTTGTTGATCTTTTTAACGTTGCTGTCGGCCTGTAAGAAACTACGCGATACATTTAACGGAATATCCGGAGAGTCGATTACACCGTGCAATAACATCAAAAATTCAGGAACAATATCTTTAACCTCATCGGTAATAAATACCTGCCGAGAGTATAATTTAATCTTGTTGCGCTGCATTTCGAAATCGTTTTTCAATTTAGGGAAATACAGTACGCCTGTTAAATTAAAAGGATAATCAACATTTAAGTGGATCCAGAATAATGGTTCTTCACTAAATGGATATAATTCGCGGTAAAAGCTTAAATAATCCTCGTCTGACAAATCTGCAGGAGCTTTTGTCCAGATCGGGTTGGTGGTGTTGATAATGTTATCAACCTCAACATCATTATACTTCGCTTTACCTTCTTCATCTACACCATCTTCAACCGACTCTGTTTTAGTACCAAACTTAATTGGAACCGGTAAAAATTTAGCGTATTTATCAAGAATTTCCTGCAGTTTACTTTCTGCTAAAAACTCTTCCGAATCTTTGTTTACATGGAGGATAATATCGGTACCACGTGTAGTTTTAGTACCTTCAGTAATTTCAAATTCTGTACTGCCATCGCAAACCCAACGTGCAGGTTCAGCGCCATCTTGGTATGATAAAGTTTGAATTTCAACTAAATCTGCAACCATAAAGGCCGAGTAGAAACCTAAACCGAATTTACCGATGATTTCATTGGCATCTTTAGCATCCTTAAATTTCTCTACAAACTCACTTGCGCCAGAAAATGCAACCTGGTTAATGTATTTTTTAATCTCTTCGGCAGTCATACCCAGACCATTATCGCTAATGGTAATGGTTTTTGCATCCTTATCAACCGCAACTTGCACCAATGGTTGACCAACTTCGCCATTAAACTGACCTAATGAACCTAGTCTTTTAATTTTCTGGACTGCATCTACTGCGTTAGAAACCAACTCACGAAGAAAAATTTCGTTATCAGAGTATAAAAACTTCTTAATTATCGGGAAAATATTCTCGGTGTGTATAGAGATATTTCCTTTTTCTTGTATGCTCATATGTAAATAAATTGTTTAATCTACATCCTGCATAACAAGGGTTGTTCCAAAAGAATTTGTTTGCCAAAATGACAGCCGCGAGAGTCGTCATTGCGAAGCCGATTTCTAATTACATGGTCTTTGTCTTACAGACCACTAGTTGTTTTTTATTACACAGTTATAATAATTTGGAAAGCAAAGCCAGCATTTCAATTCGTGTTAGTCCCGCTGTACCTGCTGCCGATTGAAGGATCGGCATTCGTATCATCGGGTTTAGATCAGGTAGTGCTGTGCCAGTAGTGAAAGTTGCCCCTCATTTCGCCGATTCCACGCCTTTGTTTGACTCCGTGGTCTGTGTCTACACGGACGACCACTATCGGAAGTTTGATATTTATTACTCCTCTTCTCCGTAAGCCAGTTCAATATCAATAAACTGAATAATCAGCGCGCAAATATTGCCATCAATATCAAAACCATAATAAACCGGGTAGGTACCATCACCAAAGCCACTTTGAAAAAATGGGATATAATATTTGGTTCCGGGTATTTTCCAGTTAATCCAATCCCCACCTTCACGTTGATAACCGGGGTTTTCGGCATAATTACTAGCGAAAAGTGCAGCGAAATAATCATCATATAGATTTTTACCGGGATTCTCTTGATTAAACGTGTCTTGAAATGCACAGAACTGGTTTAATGTTTCTTTATCCAGTACACAAGCCAGGCCTGCATCTACATTAAAACCAAAAAATTCTCCTTCATTAAAATCAACAAGGTCTTCTGTGCCTATTAGCGCCTCTTCAAAGCGTATTGCATCATAAGCTGTAAATTGCACTTTAACAGCAGCATATCTAGCGCAATCTTCACCGTCGGGGACAACTACAGCTGCAGTTACCGGAAATTCGCCTCTGGGGACTTTAATTAAATATGGTTCAGCACCTTTTTGAATATATACAAGTGGGTCTCTGACTAATATTTCTCCAGTTGGAATAGAAACACTTCCAAGCTCTAAATGATCTATTTTTTTACCAGCTACTGAGGTTTCCTCAAAATAATCATTCAAGTTATTGGGGCAGGCTAATAAAGCACGTTTTTCGTTCCAGGTTTTTAACCATTCATTGCTTGGTATCATAGTAATTAAATTTGTTCGCTAGGAAGATAAATTTTATTTTTTTAAATAAAAAAGCCAAGAAGATTTAAAATCTGCTTGGCTAAATATTTAATATTGGATTAACTTAATTTAAAAGAAAACTGGGTTTATCTTCTTCCAGTGAAAGAATTTTAGTGATCTTTTTAAGCAATACATCCATTTGGAATGGTTTTGATAGGAAATCGTCCTGACCGTAGTTTAAGGTCGTAAAATCTTTTGGATCGTATAAACCGGAAATCAGTAAAATTGGAATTTTAGAAGTACTTTCAATTGATTTTAACTGCTCGCACAGCACACGCCCGTCGATGTGCCCAAGAGAAATATCCAGTAAGATTAAATCAGGACTGAATTTTTCGATTCTGTTAAAAATTTCTTCACCATCATTTAGTGCCGAAACTTTAAATCCTCCGATTTCCAGTATTAATTGTATGGTTTCTAAAACCTCAATATCGTCGTCTACTACCAGTATTCTCTTCATATGTGTTAGCATTTATATGCCGCTAAAAATATAACAAAAGTTTATGTTGTTATGTTTACAATCTTAAGGATATTTTAACAATAAATTTATAGTAGATAAAAATTAGACTTCGATTTTAATTCGCTTGTTGTACGATGCCTTCTTTATTTAAGATAAAATTAAATAACTCTTCGATAGGTTTCTGTAGTATTTTCCCAGGTTCAATGCCGTTTTCTAATAACACTGAAATTAATGTTTCCTGATAATAATAAGCTATAGAACCTACAAAATGACATGGAACGTTTTTATGTTTAGGATAATCTTTAACATTCGTATCTACAAATTCCTGAAAGCCAGTTCTTAAAATATCCTGAATAAATGGATGGTCTTTGTGGTTGGCCATGAAACGGCTAAAACCAGCTAAATAAATGTTTGGGAAAGGTTTTTGGTAAACATTGGTAATAATTTGCTCCTTATCGGCGGGGAAAGTTGCTTTAAACTCTGCTGCTAGATTGGAAGGCATTTTATTGTAAAGATAACTCAATAGTACTTTTTTACCGAAGAAAGTCCCTGAGCCTTCATCGCCTAAAACATAGCCCAAGCCATGGTGGCCATCATGAATTTTCTTTCCATCAAAATAACAGATATTCGATCCGGTACCTAAAATACAGTTTAAGCCTTCGGCATTTCCACAGGTAGCATATACTGAGCCCAGAAGATCGTGATCTACTGAAATAAAAGCATTACCAAATACTGCTGACAGACCATTTGAGACTACCTCGTGTTTGTCGGGTGAAGAACAACCCGCTCCAAAAAAGTAGATTTCTTTTACCTCGCTAGCATATTTTAATAAGGGTTCATTTTTAGAAATCAGTTTGGTAATTTCTTGCTCACTTAAGAAATAAGGGTTTATTCCAGGAGTGCTAAATTTAATGGTTTCGCCATTATGATAGCCCATCCAATCGGTTTTTGATGAGCCACTATCTGCAACAAGTATCATGGGACTAAATATAAAAATTAATTACAGAATTTTATGATTGCAATAATTTCTTTACTTCTGTTAAACCGTTTTAGGAAATAGATTAATTTGTAAATAAAAGTAAATTTCCGATTATCAATACTTTGCAAATTTAAACTGATTAAACAATTTTAATGAACATTATTGGCTAGACATTGGCGTATCCCTTCCCTGATCTTTAATATACCTGATAACACTTTTTATTTCACATTCACTTAAAGTATCCATCCTTACAGCTTTAAAAGTTCCATTTTTACTATACCAACCTTTAACGAATTGTTTAGTTAATCGCAAAAATTATAATATCAATATAGCAATGCGATTAAGATGCTCTGTTAAAGGATTGCTTCAGCTCGCGCCTACTGGTTTCGCGGTGACAGAGCCAAGAACAACCAGCGAACAAATGACTAATGAACCGATAAACTATTTCGATAAATCTATATTTCCGCTAATTGCTTTTAAGTTGGTTTCGGCAATTTTGGCCTGATATTGCATTTCGATGAAACGGTTCTGTGCATCTATCGCATTTCGTTGTGCTTCTCTTAACTCTAAAGGGGCTATGCTGCCCAAACGGTATTTTGCCAAAGTAATATCTAGGTTTTCCTTTGCGATATCTACATTTCGTTGCTCTAATTTAATCAGATCAAGGTAGGTAGTGTAATTTTGATAAGCGGTAAGCAACTGTGCGTTTACATCAAGTTTGGTTTTGTTTAAATTCAGGGTAGAATTGTCGATCTCGATCTTTGCATTGCGTTCTTGCTGGCGCTGTAAAAAGCCGTTAAATAAGTTAAGGCTTGCGGTAACGCCGTAGGTAAATCCATTTGCTGCAAATTTTTGGTTGAACCCCGTGGGGCTGGTGCTGTTTGCCCTGCTGTATCCAGAGTTTAAACTAATGGATGGATATCTTGCCCCTCGTACTGATTTTAAGGTTAAGGAAGCGATCCGCTGATTGATGAAGGCGTTTTGTACATTCGGGTTTTGCTGCTCGGCCATTTCGGCCATTTTACTAAACAGGATACCTTTATCTACATCAATGTTATTTACAACTGAAAAGGAGGTGCCAATATCTCTCACCATTAATTGATTTAATCGAACTTTGGCTACCTGTAAGGCATTTTTAGTTTGCAGGTAATTTGAAGTATCGGTATTATAATCAACCTGTGCGGTTAATACATCCAGTTTAGAACCGCGGCCAAGCTGCAGTTTTGTTCTGGCAATACTGGTACGTAATACCGAAACATCCATAGCACTATCAGCTGCTATAACCAATTGCTGCTGTCTTACGATATCATAATAGGCTGTAATTACATCGGCTACTGTAGTTAAAATGGTTAGGCGTGCATTTAATTCTCCCTGTTTTTGCAGTTCTTTTAAGCGGTCGTAATTGGCGAACATGCTAAAACCATCAAAAATGGTCCAGTTTAAATCGGCTCCATAACTGTTATTGGTACTTTTTGCCCCTGTAATTACCCGATCGGGACCAGTTGCAGGGGTTTGTCGAGTGTTCTGGATACTTCCACCGTTGGTATAACTTCCGGTTAAATTGGGCAACATACCAGCGTTGCCGATATTGGCATTGTTCTTTGCTATATCAACCTGGTTTTTACTGATTTTAATGTCGTAATTATTCTGTAAAGCAATGGT from Flavobacterium sp. W4I14 includes these protein-coding regions:
- a CDS encoding hypothetical protein (product_source=Hypo-rule applied; cath_funfam=3.60.20.20); translation: MKAQNTTKLAKKTIFVYKNIKAQNNYSTTPTGDQSHTIVMTSWIVDL
- a CDS encoding DNA-binding LytR/AlgR family response regulator (product_source=COG3279; cath_funfam=3.40.50.2300; cog=COG3279; pfam=PF00072,PF04397; smart=SM00448,SM00850; superfamily=52172), giving the protein MNLKCVVIDDEQHAIEVLTDHIAEMPGLTVFKTFTSPVQALTEISIEDEIDLLFMDIDMPGINGLELAKNIREKAKYLIFTTAHPDYALQAFDVQSDQYLLKPISFAKFALGIDRILKKEANNTKVATKEADQVAALYIKGDHKYAFSNIAIDEILYIKALQNYIQIITKSETHTTYLTLKEIEKALENHAFIRVNKSNIVAKAAIKKVDGNIIRLVNNEMIQIGEGYKEAFFAYVQSSLLKSNRNQ
- a CDS encoding hypothetical protein (product_source=Hypo-rule applied; cath_funfam=1.10.287.10), with the protein product MKHNEYEYLLNKIYYKGILKNQGINADMYQRMQNEYSNLDGQNLVKGQLDGEYAFRKSFLVVRNYVQQAIKDGMKNFQFTMRANDINKLTYMIDMLNRNFFDKQSLDQIIITANSVFNQYNLKN
- a CDS encoding hypothetical protein (product_source=COG4748; cog=COG4748; pfam=PF13588; superfamily=52980) translates to MELKDEIGQFAVRIKKMLPQVQSEDLTRNALVMPFIQILGFDPSEVQSEAVLDFGVKKSKKVDYTIMKDGEPTILVECKHHAENLDIHDSRLSKYFRKTKAKYGLLTNGLVYRFYTEKMVRSKKNQEPLFEFKITDTKAATIAKMIEDHKDYFNVDQKQAPIAS
- a CDS encoding molecular chaperone HtpG (product_source=KO:K04079; cath_funfam=3.30.565.10; cog=COG0326; ko=KO:K04079; pfam=PF00183,PF02518; smart=SM00387; superfamily=110942,54211,55874) — encoded protein: MSIQEKGNISIHTENIFPIIKKFLYSDNEIFLRELVSNAVDAVQKIKRLGSLGQFNGEVGQPLVQVAVDKDAKTITISDNGLGMTAEEIKKYINQVAFSGASEFVEKFKDAKDANEIIGKFGLGFYSAFMVADLVEIQTLSYQDGAEPARWVCDGSTEFEITEGTKTTRGTDIILHVNKDSEEFLAESKLQEILDKYAKFLPVPIKFGTKTESVEDGVDEEGKAKYNDVEVDNIINTTNPIWTKAPADLSDEDYLSFYRELYPFSEEPLFWIHLNVDYPFNLTGVLYFPKLKNDFEMQRNKIKLYSRQVFITDEVKDIVPEFLMLLHGVIDSPDIPLNVSRSFLQADSNVKKINNYITKKVADKLGELFAKDRKAYEDKWKDIGLFVKYGMISEEKFYDKAKDFALVGNTKNELFTLPEYKEKVTALQTDKNGTVVYLYTNDAAKQDAFIQSANKKDYDVLVLDSPIDNHFINQLEQKLEKTSIKRVDSSVADKLIEKDEQNEHVLTEDQVKEVTAIFEKAITKPGMHVEIVALHPEELPVTITMDEFMRRMKDMAAMGGGMGFYGQMPDNYKVAINGNHKLVSKILKAEGEEQRNLAKQAVDLALLAQGMLTGAELTAFVSRSVELI
- a CDS encoding hypothetical protein (product_source=Hypo-rule applied; pfam=PF14025); translation: MIPSNEWLKTWNEKRALLACPNNLNDYFEETSVAGKKIDHLELGSVSIPTGEILVRDPLVYIQKGAEPYLIKVPRGEFPVTAAVVVPDGEDCARYAAVKVQFTAYDAIRFEEALIGTEDLVDFNEGEFFGFNVDAGLACVLDKETLNQFCAFQDTFNQENPGKNLYDDYFAALFASNYAENPGYQREGGDWINWKIPGTKYYIPFFQSGFGDGTYPVYYGFDIDGNICALIIQFIDIELAYGEEE
- a CDS encoding DNA-binding response OmpR family regulator (product_source=COG0745; cath_funfam=3.40.50.2300; cog=COG0745; pfam=PF00072; smart=SM00448; superfamily=52172); amino-acid sequence: MKRILVVDDDIEVLETIQLILEIGGFKVSALNDGEEIFNRIEKFSPDLILLDISLGHIDGRVLCEQLKSIESTSKIPILLISGLYDPKDFTTLNYGQDDFLSKPFQMDVLLKKITKILSLEEDKPSFLLN
- a CDS encoding N-acetylglucosamine kinase-like BadF-type ATPase (product_source=COG2971; cath_funfam=3.30.420.40; cog=COG2971; superfamily=53067) — encoded protein: MILVADSGSSKTDWMGYHNGETIKFSTPGINPYFLSEQEITKLISKNEPLLKYASEVKEIYFFGAGCSSPDKHEVVSNGLSAVFGNAFISVDHDLLGSVYATCGNAEGLNCILGTGSNICYFDGKKIHDGHHGLGYVLGDEGSGTFFGKKVLLSYLYNKMPSNLAAEFKATFPADKEQIITNVYQKPFPNIYLAGFSRFMANHKDHPFIQDILRTGFQEFVDTNVKDYPKHKNVPCHFVGSIAYYYQETLISVLLENGIEPGKILQKPIEELFNFILNKEGIVQQAN
- a CDS encoding hypothetical protein (product_source=Hypo-rule applied) is translated as MRLRCSVKGLLQLAPTGFAVTEPRTTSEQMTNEPINYFDKSIFPLIAFKLVSAILA
- a CDS encoding outer membrane protein (product_source=KO:K12340; cath_funfam=1.20.1600.10; cleavage_site_network=SignalP-noTM; cog=COG1538; ko=KO:K12340; pfam=PF02321; superfamily=56954), translating into MSKKLKIFILLLSLSLSGFAQEQLSLQEAITIALQNNYDIKISKNQVDIAKNNANIGNAGMLPNLTGSYTNGGSIQNTRQTPATGPDRVITGAKSTNNSYGADLNWTIFDGFSMFANYDRLKELQKQGELNARLTILTTVADVITAYYDIVRQQQLVIAADSAMDVSVLRTSIARTKLQLGRGSKLDVLTAQVDYNTDTSNYLQTKNALQVAKVRLNQLMVRDIGTSFSVVNNIDVDKGILFSKMAEMAEQQNPNVQNAFINQRIASLTLKSVRGARYPSISLNSGYSRANSTSPTGFNQKFAANGFTYGVTASLNLFNGFLQRQQERNAKIEIDNSTLNLNKTKLDVNAQLLTAYQNYTTYLDLIKLEQRNVDIAKENLDITLAKYRLGSIAPLELREAQRNAIDAQNRFIEMQYQAKIAETNLKAISGNIDLSK